A single region of the Microthrixaceae bacterium genome encodes:
- a CDS encoding GNAT family N-acetyltransferase, translating into MTRRTLNVGSDRFTVGPWHEHPDVAYITVAPSAHQLTNPYAVTQCLEQLGELGYRAAVTSALRGSDAHVFEAAGFVRRERLHVLRHELGNLPPIDRTGARLLRRGRRRDRRVVLDVDERAFERFWALGSDGLDEALNATASVRFRVASDRDVFGYAVTGRSGEVGYLQRLAVDPVRSGGGIGTALVLDALHWLRDRHGRFMLVNTQESNAAALRLYLRLGFNMVDEHLTVLQWPGE; encoded by the coding sequence CGTCGGCCCGTGGCACGAGCACCCCGACGTTGCCTACATCACGGTGGCGCCGTCCGCGCACCAGCTGACCAACCCGTACGCCGTCACCCAATGCCTGGAGCAGCTCGGCGAACTGGGGTACCGGGCCGCCGTGACCTCCGCGCTTCGCGGTTCCGATGCCCACGTGTTCGAGGCGGCCGGATTCGTTCGGCGCGAACGGCTGCACGTGCTGCGCCACGAACTCGGCAACCTCCCACCGATCGACCGAACAGGTGCTCGGCTGCTGCGTCGCGGACGTCGACGCGACCGTCGGGTCGTCCTCGACGTCGACGAACGAGCCTTCGAACGTTTCTGGGCTCTGGGAAGCGACGGGCTCGACGAGGCACTCAACGCGACGGCGTCGGTGCGCTTTCGCGTCGCCAGCGATCGCGACGTGTTCGGCTACGCGGTCACCGGACGCTCCGGCGAGGTCGGCTACCTTCAGCGACTCGCCGTCGATCCGGTCCGCAGCGGCGGCGGAATCGGTACAGCCCTCGTGCTCGATGCGCTGCACTGGCTTCGCGATCGTCACGGTCGATTCATGCTCGTGAACACCCAGGAGTCCAACGCCGCGGCCTTACGGCTGTACCTCCGCCTCGGGTTCAACATGGTCGACGAACACCTGACCGTCCTGCAGTGGCCGGGCGAATGA
- a CDS encoding DUF6049 family protein has translation MGAQPIPEGEGTEPSTSAIQLESVTPWVTESGTFRAVFDADGFPEGAKLTYRIRQPVSGTESDRREQLIDLWNGTARTNVLHANTTVDVADLIQGDRVLLDIPIRARSTRRSGAVLIPGPGTYAVDVTIRSGSSVIYETQLSLNALPAPERQSTPFQLAVVANLSGPIGSDESGTIDDTAAVERTLQRYRDLIEDAAGAPIAVSISPQLLVTAPSDAQPPRLMDALTSASTVERPWADLDLEAWAKIDAAQLVRTSLLDGAQALSALGVSATQRTMWFDGATVGTQALPLLARLGYRIVSLDDGRITGFTAPTGESGYTRPVQLASSPPMSALVTDPVVADLLSGDLRDSVLAAHRLLTLFSTAHLAGQEPRGASIVVGDDVDPDVVAALYRDVAEGTDALEHPIDASADTNSTTTTTRQPTGDPPIRAAVELVLPDQLNTLSPLTSTDQGQPTVTPVDSPSVASVASVVPEARALIDDYATIIGSGTDDARRISNVVQRSLDRRIEPSVQAGMLNDVIDEMNQALGAITVSKPRALNVTERNTTIPLRVVNDLDRPINVRLRLKSSRMNFVDGDVQALSLEPGVNPIPIRVEVLTSGQFTMEAEVLAPESTRVIASTRQHIRSTAFSGVGLVLSGGALIFLVVWWLRTPHRKRPADQPDER, from the coding sequence GTGGGCGCGCAGCCGATTCCAGAGGGCGAAGGCACCGAGCCGTCGACGTCGGCCATTCAACTCGAGTCGGTGACACCCTGGGTGACCGAAAGCGGCACGTTTCGGGCCGTCTTCGACGCCGATGGTTTCCCTGAGGGCGCCAAGCTCACCTATCGCATCCGCCAACCGGTTTCCGGCACCGAGTCCGACCGTCGAGAGCAGTTGATCGACCTGTGGAACGGCACCGCCCGAACGAACGTGTTGCACGCCAACACCACCGTGGACGTTGCCGATCTCATCCAAGGCGACCGCGTGCTGCTCGACATCCCGATTCGCGCCCGCTCCACTCGCCGCTCGGGCGCGGTGTTGATCCCCGGGCCGGGCACCTATGCGGTCGACGTCACGATCCGGTCCGGGTCTTCGGTGATCTATGAGACCCAACTTTCACTCAACGCACTGCCGGCCCCAGAACGTCAAAGCACACCGTTTCAATTGGCCGTCGTGGCGAACCTGTCCGGGCCGATCGGCTCCGATGAGTCCGGCACGATCGACGACACGGCGGCGGTCGAACGAACCCTGCAGCGCTATCGAGATCTCATCGAAGACGCCGCGGGCGCGCCGATAGCGGTGTCGATCTCGCCACAACTCCTGGTCACCGCCCCGTCCGATGCACAGCCGCCGCGCCTCATGGACGCCCTCACCAGTGCCTCGACCGTCGAACGCCCGTGGGCCGACCTCGACCTGGAAGCCTGGGCGAAAATCGACGCTGCGCAACTCGTGCGAACCTCCCTGCTCGACGGAGCACAAGCGTTGAGTGCACTCGGCGTCAGTGCGACACAGCGAACCATGTGGTTTGATGGCGCAACCGTCGGCACGCAGGCGCTCCCGTTGTTGGCACGGCTCGGCTACCGCATCGTTTCGCTCGACGACGGACGCATCACGGGCTTCACCGCTCCCACCGGCGAGTCGGGATACACACGACCGGTACAGCTCGCGTCGAGTCCGCCCATGTCCGCCCTCGTGACCGACCCCGTGGTCGCCGACCTGTTGTCGGGCGACCTCCGCGACTCCGTCCTCGCCGCCCATCGACTTCTCACGCTGTTCAGCACAGCGCATCTGGCGGGCCAAGAGCCCCGCGGCGCCTCGATCGTCGTCGGCGACGATGTGGATCCGGACGTCGTCGCCGCGCTCTACCGCGATGTCGCTGAAGGCACCGACGCGCTTGAGCACCCGATCGACGCGTCGGCCGACACCAACTCGACGACCACCACAACACGCCAACCGACGGGCGACCCACCGATACGCGCCGCCGTCGAACTCGTCCTTCCCGACCAGTTGAACACCCTGTCGCCACTCACCAGCACCGATCAAGGCCAACCGACGGTGACACCCGTCGACTCGCCGTCGGTGGCGTCGGTGGCGTCGGTCGTCCCTGAAGCCCGGGCGCTCATCGACGACTACGCCACGATCATCGGCTCCGGCACCGACGATGCCCGCCGAATCTCCAACGTCGTGCAACGGTCACTCGACCGTCGGATCGAGCCATCGGTCCAGGCTGGGATGCTCAACGACGTGATCGACGAGATGAACCAGGCGCTCGGCGCCATCACGGTCTCCAAGCCCCGCGCGCTCAACGTGACTGAGCGCAACACCACCATTCCATTACGGGTCGTCAACGACCTCGACCGCCCCATCAATGTCCGGCTACGCCTGAAGAGTTCGAGAATGAACTTCGTCGACGGCGACGTTCAGGCGCTGAGCCTGGAACCCGGGGTCAATCCCATTCCCATCCGGGTCGAGGTGTTGACTTCCGGGCAGTTCACGATGGAGGCGGAGGTACTCGCGCCCGAGTCGACTCGTGTGATCGCTTCGACACGCCAGCACATTCGCTCTACGGCATTCAGTGGGGTCGGTCTGGTCTTGTCCGGCGGAGCACTCATCTTCCTAGTGGTGTGGTGGCTACGAACTCCGCACCGCAAAAGGCCGGCCGATCAACCCGACGAACGGTGA
- a CDS encoding protein kinase, with translation MNSESRGPVLASPGLLIGGRYELRANVGAGAMAQVWSATDQVLNRVVAVKILHQHLISDPASVERFRREAYAIAALAHPNIVGVYDTVFDGAIQAIVMEYVDGVTLRQLLDERKTLAEPELVELLDGIAMALDHAHRNGIVHRDIKPANILVTRSHTPKLTDFGIAKGPEDADLTVVGTIIGTAAYLAPEQVRSGPVDRRADLYALATVAYEALTGRAPFVGGDPAAVALARLHEAPRDLTEQGVSPGLASVIMRNLEESPDRRHQSAADFLTALRNAARDPHRAVLNAQLNPAPTSIASETRPDRPTVPRQSVNTVPRRRSVIGTLVTTLLLVAPPVLVVALLATSASTTKITSTTTSPPSEIGPVEIASVSTFDPEGDGTEHDEETSNLGDGDLDSAWHTERYEARDFGTKSGVGLIIDLGTSHELSELQLNGSTGWVGSVAVTETDPRIAGEIPGPSRPIAMTSSPIGIPLDGTSGRFVTVWITELSAVEQGRHQVALSEVAVIGRSAA, from the coding sequence GTGAACTCGGAGTCACGAGGACCAGTTCTCGCCTCACCCGGCCTCCTCATCGGAGGTCGCTACGAACTGCGGGCGAACGTCGGCGCGGGCGCAATGGCCCAGGTGTGGAGTGCTACCGACCAGGTGCTCAACCGAGTCGTCGCGGTGAAGATTCTTCATCAGCATCTGATCAGTGATCCGGCTTCGGTCGAGCGATTCCGTCGGGAGGCGTACGCGATCGCCGCGCTGGCCCATCCCAACATCGTCGGTGTCTACGACACCGTCTTCGACGGCGCCATCCAGGCGATCGTCATGGAATACGTCGACGGGGTCACCCTTCGACAACTCCTCGATGAACGCAAGACGCTCGCCGAACCCGAACTCGTCGAACTCCTCGACGGCATCGCCATGGCGCTCGACCACGCCCATCGCAACGGCATCGTGCACCGAGATATCAAGCCGGCGAACATCCTCGTGACCCGATCCCACACGCCCAAATTGACCGACTTCGGAATCGCCAAAGGTCCCGAAGACGCAGATCTGACCGTGGTCGGAACCATCATCGGCACCGCGGCCTATCTGGCTCCGGAACAGGTGCGATCGGGTCCCGTCGATCGTCGCGCCGACCTCTACGCGCTTGCGACCGTCGCCTATGAGGCGCTCACCGGTCGTGCGCCCTTCGTCGGTGGCGACCCTGCCGCCGTCGCACTCGCCCGGTTACATGAAGCCCCGCGCGACCTCACAGAACAGGGTGTGTCCCCCGGCCTGGCGTCGGTGATCATGCGCAATCTCGAGGAGTCACCCGATCGCCGGCACCAGTCGGCCGCCGACTTTCTCACCGCCCTGCGCAACGCTGCCAGGGACCCCCACCGCGCGGTACTCAACGCGCAACTCAACCCGGCACCGACGTCGATCGCCAGCGAAACCCGACCCGATAGGCCGACGGTCCCGAGACAATCCGTCAACACCGTACCCCGCCGGCGATCCGTCATCGGCACCCTGGTGACCACGCTGCTCCTCGTCGCGCCACCAGTCCTCGTGGTCGCGTTACTGGCCACATCGGCCTCGACCACCAAGATCACCTCCACCACGACCTCCCCGCCTTCGGAAATCGGACCTGTCGAGATCGCCTCGGTGTCGACCTTCGACCCCGAAGGCGACGGCACCGAACACGACGAGGAGACTTCCAACCTCGGCGATGGCGATCTTGATTCGGCCTGGCACACCGAGCGCTACGAAGCACGCGACTTCGGTACCAAGTCCGGCGTCGGTCTCATCATCGACCTCGGCACCAGTCACGAGCTTTCCGAACTGCAACTCAACGGGTCCACCGGCTGGGTCGGTTCCGTCGCGGTGACCGAAACCGACCCGCGAATCGCGGGGGAAATTCCCGGACCCAGCCGGCCGATAGCGATGACTTCCTCACCGATCGGCATCCCGCTCGACGGCACTTCGGGCCGCTTCGTCACGGTCTGGATCACGGAGTTATCCGCCGTCGAACAGGGCCGCCATCAGGTCGCGCTGTCCGAGGTCGCCGTCATCGGAAGGTCGGCTGCATGA
- a CDS encoding sigma-70 family RNA polymerase sigma factor, translated as MNRKPEAASSVPLRDEDAELEDLARRSAQGDRRALEELLGALHARIATVCRRICGPDFDDAAQHAMINVARGIEGFDQRASVTTWAYRIATNASLDELRRRQRRGTSVDLDHVVIVDRSTPHSDSITDRMVIEAALDDLEPEFRSVIVMRETVGMDYAEIAAALGVPIGTVRSRLSRAKGHLAAALRAGNQFDAADVQGDVL; from the coding sequence ATGAACCGAAAGCCCGAGGCCGCCTCGAGCGTTCCGCTCCGCGACGAAGACGCGGAACTGGAGGATCTCGCACGCCGCAGCGCTCAGGGGGATCGGCGGGCGCTCGAAGAGTTGCTCGGCGCACTTCACGCACGGATCGCGACGGTATGTCGCCGAATCTGTGGGCCCGACTTCGACGACGCCGCCCAACACGCCATGATCAACGTCGCCCGCGGCATCGAGGGTTTCGACCAACGAGCGTCGGTCACCACGTGGGCGTATCGCATTGCCACCAACGCTTCGCTCGACGAGCTGCGGCGCCGGCAACGTCGCGGTACGTCCGTCGACCTCGACCACGTCGTCATCGTCGACCGGTCGACGCCGCATTCCGATTCGATCACCGACCGGATGGTGATCGAGGCCGCCCTCGACGATCTCGAACCGGAGTTCCGCTCCGTCATCGTCATGCGTGAAACCGTCGGGATGGACTACGCCGAGATCGCCGCTGCCCTCGGTGTTCCGATCGGTACGGTGCGCTCGCGCCTGTCCCGTGCCAAGGGTCACCTGGCGGCAGCGCTGCGGGCGGGGAACCAATTCGACGCCGCCGACGTCCAAGGTGATGTCCTATGA